A genomic window from Acidobacteriota bacterium includes:
- a CDS encoding insecticidal toxin protein, whose translation MPRIARTQRFLPGTSEPKPIAGDVTFRFYPHSHPFVDRLVARLAGAAGARVGGVANVQEADTGNTELILVRDEQGGLATAGKGIPVRTGDGKYGVLPFGVRVALPADVRLSLNLENVPVRMTEDIARTLPAGTKVTLTGVHLLRLLTFNPELKLAGASTTLGLMAGTTLTLVEWQPRPELHEPVFSWLGYRPSALVRPPYPMRELAFDPVGPASGYAVYNWELFYHIPLAVAIHLSRNERFDEAQKWFQYIFDPTDDSDGLTPERYWKFRPLRTTDTRSIADILVNLSTGTDLALKQRTVECIQRWMANPFRPHLVARFRPSAYMHKAVMAYLDNLVAWGDSLFRQDRPETVDDAADRYVEAAGILGPRPQVVPRKGKVGPATYASLKRDARESGRAFDAFSNVLTEIESDLPFAGVTTEAGSDGASIEQLAGVGREALYFCAPANEKLIGYWDTVADRLFKIRNSLNFAGAYRQLPLFEPPIDPALLAKGVAAGLDVTAVVAGLTQPLPLVRFQYLAQKAAELCQEVKSLGANLLAAMEKEDSEVLAIMRAQHEGTILALSESVKYAQWREAAKSREALRQSFRNAVERYEYYEMLLGAKEGDIQIVDPDELDLSKDRLAKMDFESKEPDLPRRAIEMDISEKAGGTTGGEIETLSSYEVEELEKLADAQRSQDTAAALDTIAAVLRPIPTIATDIKPFGVGAGFSIGGADIAAVLQIAAGISRAVGAHRGYEAGRAAKIGGYARRQQDWALQSNLAAGDINQIYRQYVAAWIREAIAEKEWRNHKKQIEQSKRIEEFLKGERGGKNTNQALYAWMKRELKGVYRQCYEFAFEVAKKAERALQHELGDKSLAFVQPGYLGGKEGLLAGEKLHLDIKRMEMAHSESAHEANLYLNASLLELDPLAVIQLRATGRCTFSVPEELFDLNLPGMYFRRIHSVALGIPCVTGPYTGVNCTLRLIKSQVRKSAVATEGYARNGDEDPRFEDDYELESMVASRGSNDSGRFEPERSTLDGIQRGLFEGKGAVGDWQLELPANPSKGEPRLFDYDTISDVVLHIQYTARDGGVQLKTAAAENVRVAIEEARAAGSVRLFSVRHEFSSEWAAFKNATAEDNGFKLAIKLDEVHYPFWSQGMLDEVKAVRLFASGLHSAVNVFEDKRGGDAIGVLKKNAVLGGIHECELDKLPSTFDGPTGELDLYFKTNAMSELWFAVTWRKV comes from the coding sequence ATGCCACGAATAGCGCGGACTCAACGTTTCCTGCCGGGGACATCGGAGCCGAAGCCAATCGCAGGTGATGTCACTTTCCGGTTCTACCCCCATTCTCATCCTTTCGTTGACAGGCTCGTCGCGCGCCTCGCCGGTGCTGCCGGCGCGCGAGTTGGCGGCGTTGCCAACGTGCAGGAGGCCGACACCGGTAACACGGAGTTGATCCTGGTCAGGGACGAGCAGGGAGGTCTTGCCACGGCCGGCAAAGGAATCCCGGTGAGAACGGGCGACGGCAAGTACGGCGTTCTGCCCTTCGGCGTACGTGTGGCGCTCCCGGCAGATGTTAGGCTGAGTCTCAACCTCGAGAACGTACCCGTACGGATGACCGAGGACATAGCGAGAACGCTGCCCGCGGGGACCAAGGTCACTTTGACCGGGGTGCATCTTCTGCGGCTCTTGACGTTCAACCCCGAGCTCAAGTTGGCTGGAGCCAGCACGACCCTCGGACTCATGGCTGGGACAACGCTCACGTTGGTCGAATGGCAACCGCGGCCCGAACTCCACGAGCCGGTCTTCTCGTGGCTCGGATACCGTCCGTCCGCCCTCGTTCGGCCGCCGTACCCGATGAGGGAGCTTGCGTTCGACCCGGTCGGTCCGGCAAGTGGATATGCCGTTTACAACTGGGAACTCTTCTACCACATCCCCCTCGCGGTCGCGATTCATCTCAGCCGGAATGAACGGTTCGACGAGGCACAGAAGTGGTTCCAGTACATCTTTGATCCGACCGATGATAGCGATGGCCTGACCCCCGAGCGCTACTGGAAATTCCGGCCGTTGCGGACCACCGACACGCGAAGCATCGCAGACATCCTCGTCAATCTCTCGACCGGCACCGATCTCGCGCTGAAGCAGCGGACTGTTGAATGTATCCAAAGGTGGATGGCGAACCCATTTCGCCCGCACCTTGTCGCGCGCTTCCGTCCCTCGGCCTACATGCACAAGGCCGTGATGGCGTACTTGGACAATCTCGTCGCCTGGGGAGATAGCCTATTCCGACAGGATCGGCCGGAAACCGTCGATGACGCGGCAGACCGGTACGTCGAGGCGGCGGGCATTCTGGGACCCCGACCGCAGGTCGTACCACGAAAGGGCAAGGTTGGACCCGCCACCTACGCGTCGCTGAAGAGAGATGCGCGCGAGTCGGGAAGAGCGTTCGACGCCTTCAGCAACGTCCTGACCGAGATTGAATCCGACCTCCCCTTCGCCGGCGTCACGACGGAAGCGGGATCGGATGGCGCGTCGATCGAGCAACTCGCCGGGGTCGGCCGGGAAGCGCTCTACTTCTGTGCACCTGCGAACGAGAAGCTGATCGGCTACTGGGACACGGTTGCGGACCGGCTGTTCAAGATCCGCAACAGCCTCAACTTCGCCGGCGCCTATCGGCAGCTTCCGCTGTTCGAGCCACCGATCGACCCGGCTCTGCTCGCGAAAGGCGTAGCGGCGGGGCTCGATGTCACCGCAGTCGTCGCCGGACTGACCCAGCCGTTGCCTTTGGTGCGATTCCAGTACCTGGCACAGAAGGCGGCCGAGCTCTGCCAGGAGGTTAAGTCCCTAGGCGCAAACCTGCTTGCAGCGATGGAGAAGGAAGACAGCGAGGTCCTGGCGATAATGCGCGCGCAGCACGAAGGCACCATCCTCGCGCTCTCCGAGTCCGTGAAGTACGCCCAATGGCGAGAGGCGGCGAAGTCGCGCGAGGCCCTGCGGCAGTCGTTCCGTAACGCAGTCGAGCGCTACGAGTACTACGAAATGCTGCTTGGGGCGAAGGAGGGCGACATCCAGATTGTCGACCCGGACGAGCTCGACCTGTCCAAGGACCGCCTGGCGAAGATGGATTTCGAGTCCAAGGAGCCTGATCTCCCGCGGCGCGCCATCGAGATGGACATCTCGGAGAAGGCGGGCGGAACGACTGGCGGCGAGATCGAGACGCTCAGCAGCTACGAAGTGGAGGAGCTCGAGAAGCTCGCCGATGCACAAAGGTCGCAGGACACAGCGGCAGCGCTGGACACAATCGCTGCGGTGTTGCGCCCGATCCCGACGATAGCCACCGATATCAAGCCCTTCGGCGTTGGTGCCGGTTTTAGCATCGGCGGCGCGGACATCGCGGCTGTGCTGCAGATTGCAGCTGGTATCTCACGAGCGGTGGGCGCCCACCGCGGCTATGAGGCGGGCCGCGCCGCAAAGATCGGCGGCTACGCGCGCAGGCAGCAGGACTGGGCGCTACAGAGCAACCTGGCCGCAGGGGATATCAACCAGATCTACCGGCAATACGTGGCCGCATGGATCCGCGAGGCAATTGCCGAGAAAGAATGGCGCAACCACAAGAAGCAGATCGAGCAGAGCAAGCGCATCGAGGAGTTCCTCAAGGGCGAGCGGGGCGGCAAGAACACCAATCAGGCTCTATACGCTTGGATGAAACGAGAGCTGAAGGGCGTGTACCGGCAGTGTTACGAGTTCGCGTTCGAGGTCGCCAAGAAGGCCGAGCGCGCGTTGCAGCATGAACTGGGCGACAAGAGCCTCGCCTTCGTGCAGCCCGGATACCTCGGCGGGAAGGAAGGACTGCTCGCCGGCGAGAAGCTGCACCTCGACATCAAGCGCATGGAAATGGCGCACAGCGAGTCCGCACACGAGGCCAATCTGTACCTCAATGCAAGCCTGCTCGAACTGGACCCTCTGGCCGTCATCCAGCTGCGCGCCACGGGCCGCTGCACGTTCTCCGTTCCAGAGGAGCTCTTTGACCTCAACCTCCCTGGGATGTACTTCCGCCGCATCCACTCAGTCGCGTTGGGCATTCCGTGCGTCACTGGTCCCTATACGGGTGTCAACTGCACGCTGCGGCTGATCAAGAGCCAAGTCCGCAAGAGCGCCGTGGCGACTGAGGGCTACGCGCGCAACGGGGACGAGGATCCGAGGTTCGAGGACGACTACGAACTCGAATCGATGGTCGCGAGCCGAGGAAGCAACGACAGCGGACGGTTCGAGCCCGAGCGCAGCACCTTGGACGGCATCCAGCGTGGGCTATTCGAAGGCAAGGGCGCCGTAGGCGACTGGCAGCTCGAGCTGCCCGCCAACCCGAGCAAGGGGGAGCCGAGGCTCTTCGACTACGACACCATTTCCGACGTCGTGCTGCACATTCAGTACACGGCGCGCGACGGTGGCGTGCAGCTCAAGACGGCGGCGGCGGAGAACGTCAGGGTCGCGATTGAAGAGGCACGCGCCGCCGGCTCAGTACGGCTCTTTTCTGTCCGGCACGAATTCTCGTCCGAGTGGGCGGCATTCAAGAATGCCACCGCTGAGGATAACGGCTTCAAACTGGCCATCAAACTGGATGAGGTGCACTACCCGTTTTGGAGCCAAGGAATGCTCGACGAGGTGAAGGCTGTCAGGCTCTTCGCGAGCGGCCTGCACAGCGCTGTGAACGTCTTCGAAGACAAGCGTGGCGGAGACGCCATCGGAGTCTTGAAGAAGAACGCCGTGCTCGGTGGTATTCATGAGTGTGAACTCGACAAGCTCCCCTCAACCTTCGACGGGCCGACCGGGGAGCTGGACCTCTACTTCAAGACAAACGCTATGAGCGAGCTGTGGTTCGCTGTAACGTGGCGGAAAGTGTGA
- a CDS encoding SIR2 family protein: MPDELEESARKGAVVVLAGAGVSAGRPSALPGWKALNAAIASALCRRLESSVDRPGWLSKLMPVIAAERDADRFPPDYQAQLIEEMCGDRYFRALQSLDVDVVNSSHDAIAALAAGGALRAVVTTNFDRLIERALQQRGVACLVAYDDAGYVGMLERLRAGGGPLPVIKIHGCVSDHRSMIDTLKQRKLGRSQHLVACLNELCAGYWVYAGFSADDLEADPSYLGLVAGARRSAGATFLVHPGSSGPRRGAQILKEAYGTNGHFEIATVPGYLAPVCQTLGISEPVWNREETTAGLAKFEENLKKWAQALSPVAAGLCLAALLEAIGQADAAVRILDRLVRKELYEERGTADYCTMQLQYGRLGAAWGRFVAVPDMNGAQSNASVETTQSLLRLHGSEAGFAAASWLACLWLWLNDGHQASVIAITLLRGILEGKWEGLQPRSDEELADAWLAAAQVCVLNANERMVSIGVATAQRALDGARRSGDVVRAARVVAVHALLLSATSEDVPGLLTADDAEFADAVRVGDGFALGMRELAIGRWHVGVGGLAIAREASGESVAQVAIAHLEQAILHFRNQGMDPWVLFSLIQLAKAHMDLRQFDQAQAFVDQVAEGLERFPVLATHLHEAIGQGRMMWGDVNALESFQSALDTAEESGLFARRETLAHYLSSGQRE; encoded by the coding sequence ATGCCCGACGAACTCGAAGAGTCCGCACGAAAGGGCGCTGTCGTTGTGCTGGCCGGGGCGGGGGTGTCGGCCGGGAGGCCGTCTGCGCTTCCCGGGTGGAAGGCGTTGAATGCCGCCATTGCGTCCGCACTTTGTCGGCGACTCGAATCATCCGTCGACAGGCCTGGTTGGCTGTCGAAGCTCATGCCGGTGATCGCGGCGGAGCGTGACGCCGACAGGTTCCCTCCCGACTACCAGGCGCAGCTCATCGAGGAGATGTGTGGAGACCGCTACTTCCGCGCGCTCCAGTCTCTCGATGTCGATGTCGTGAACTCCTCACACGACGCGATCGCCGCGCTGGCGGCCGGCGGCGCACTCAGAGCCGTGGTAACGACGAACTTCGATCGGCTGATCGAACGCGCGCTGCAGCAGCGTGGCGTAGCGTGCCTAGTTGCGTACGACGATGCCGGATACGTCGGGATGCTGGAGCGCCTCCGCGCCGGTGGTGGGCCGTTGCCCGTGATCAAGATCCACGGATGCGTGAGCGATCACCGGTCAATGATCGACACGCTCAAGCAGCGCAAGTTGGGGCGCTCGCAGCACCTCGTGGCCTGTCTGAACGAGTTGTGTGCCGGCTACTGGGTCTATGCGGGATTCTCGGCAGACGACCTGGAAGCCGACCCGTCCTATCTGGGGCTCGTGGCCGGTGCGCGGAGGAGCGCCGGCGCGACCTTCCTCGTGCACCCTGGCAGTTCCGGCCCGCGCAGGGGCGCGCAGATCCTTAAGGAAGCGTACGGGACGAACGGCCACTTCGAGATTGCGACGGTTCCCGGCTACCTCGCACCAGTTTGCCAGACCCTCGGCATATCGGAGCCGGTGTGGAACCGAGAGGAGACGACGGCGGGACTCGCCAAATTCGAGGAGAACCTGAAGAAGTGGGCGCAGGCTCTGTCCCCCGTCGCCGCTGGACTGTGCTTGGCCGCGCTCCTTGAGGCCATCGGACAGGCGGACGCTGCCGTACGCATCCTGGATCGCCTCGTCCGGAAGGAACTGTACGAAGAGAGGGGCACAGCCGACTACTGCACGATGCAGCTCCAATACGGACGGCTCGGCGCTGCGTGGGGCCGGTTCGTCGCTGTGCCCGACATGAACGGCGCCCAGAGCAACGCCAGTGTCGAAACGACTCAGAGCCTGTTGAGGCTCCACGGCAGTGAGGCCGGATTCGCTGCGGCATCGTGGCTGGCGTGCCTATGGCTCTGGCTAAACGACGGCCACCAGGCCAGCGTCATTGCGATCACCCTGCTGAGGGGAATCCTCGAGGGCAAGTGGGAAGGCCTTCAGCCGCGATCGGATGAGGAGCTCGCCGACGCCTGGCTGGCTGCGGCCCAGGTTTGCGTCCTGAATGCGAACGAGCGCATGGTGTCCATTGGCGTGGCCACCGCTCAGAGGGCGCTGGACGGCGCACGTCGCAGCGGCGACGTTGTTCGTGCCGCTCGCGTCGTCGCCGTCCACGCCCTGCTCCTAAGCGCAACGTCCGAGGACGTTCCCGGACTTCTCACGGCGGACGATGCCGAGTTCGCGGACGCCGTGCGAGTGGGTGACGGTTTTGCGCTGGGCATGCGCGAGCTGGCCATCGGACGCTGGCATGTCGGAGTCGGCGGACTCGCCATCGCACGTGAAGCGAGCGGCGAATCGGTAGCACAGGTCGCGATCGCGCATCTGGAGCAGGCGATATTGCACTTCCGGAACCAGGGAATGGATCCGTGGGTCCTGTTTTCGCTCATACAGCTGGCGAAGGCTCACATGGACCTGCGCCAGTTCGATCAGGCGCAGGCTTTCGTGGACCAAGTCGCAGAGGGGCTCGAACGCTTTCCAGTTCTGGCCACCCACTTGCACGAGGCCATTGGGCAGGGACGCATGATGTGGGGAGACGTGAACGCGTTAGAGAGCTTCCAGTCGGCGCTGGATACCGCGGAGGAGAGCGGTCTTTTCGCCCGGCGCGAGACGCTGGCGCACTACCTAAGTTCAGGGCAGAGGGAATAA
- a CDS encoding histidine kinase, which produces MMMADSATNTRRVPDFLLSWDRLGFRLVVFGSLALAWILQGLLAGLPWQKLVLTEVGGLMPWAFLTPMVLALDRRIQSKRLGAGGFLGAHMLGMVLVFVPYWLILRTISLIWKCSESGWNVSQLTALIPTTMNLVGGFLNVPFVYFVILLGSAAMKHAQARQQEEIEAGRLARQLSEARLALLQRQLHPHFLFNALQAISTLLHRDPGTADKLLVRLSSLLRAMLDDASSQTLSLRTELDLTRKYVEIEQVRFGERLHVEWNVDDSLFDVQVPSLIVLPLVDNAIRHGFSAKVGPGRLKIGAGSDGSSLLLTVEDDGLGAAVPLRHGLGISNTRERLAAIYGERATLSIDTSPHGGFCATIQIPLREQRT; this is translated from the coding sequence ATGATGATGGCCGACTCGGCGACCAACACCCGGCGCGTGCCGGATTTTCTCCTGTCCTGGGACCGGCTGGGATTCCGTCTCGTGGTCTTCGGGAGCCTGGCCCTGGCCTGGATCCTCCAGGGACTGCTGGCGGGCCTGCCCTGGCAGAAGCTGGTTCTGACCGAGGTGGGAGGCCTGATGCCCTGGGCCTTTCTCACCCCGATGGTCCTCGCCCTCGACAGGCGCATCCAGAGCAAACGGCTCGGCGCGGGGGGCTTTCTGGGCGCGCACATGCTCGGCATGGTCCTGGTCTTCGTCCCGTACTGGCTCATCCTGCGCACCATCAGTCTGATCTGGAAGTGCAGCGAGTCGGGGTGGAATGTGTCCCAACTCACTGCCTTGATCCCGACAACAATGAATCTGGTCGGCGGCTTCCTCAACGTCCCTTTCGTCTACTTCGTGATCCTCCTCGGGTCCGCGGCCATGAAGCATGCACAGGCCCGGCAGCAGGAGGAGATCGAAGCGGGGCGGCTCGCTCGTCAGCTTAGCGAAGCCCGCCTCGCGCTGCTGCAGCGCCAGCTTCATCCACATTTCCTCTTCAACGCGCTTCAGGCGATTTCGACCTTGCTCCATCGTGATCCCGGGACCGCTGACAAGCTTCTCGTCCGCCTGTCCTCCCTGCTGCGCGCGATGCTCGACGACGCGTCCAGCCAGACCCTGAGCCTGCGGACGGAATTGGACCTGACCCGGAAATACGTGGAAATCGAGCAGGTCAGATTCGGAGAGCGCCTGCACGTCGAATGGAACGTGGACGACTCCCTGTTCGACGTCCAGGTGCCCAGCCTGATCGTGCTTCCGCTCGTGGACAATGCCATTCGCCATGGGTTTTCCGCGAAGGTCGGTCCAGGCCGATTGAAGATCGGAGCCGGATCCGACGGTTCATCGCTGCTTCTGACGGTCGAGGACGACGGACTGGGTGCGGCTGTTCCTCTGCGTCACGGCCTCGGCATCAGCAACACAAGGGAGCGCCTCGCTGCCATCTATGGTGAGAGGGCCACATTGAGCATCGACACGTCGCCACACGGTGGCTTCTGCGCGACGATCCAGATTCCTCTTCGCGAGCAACGCACATGA
- a CDS encoding LytTR family DNA-binding domain-containing protein: MIRSLIVDDEPLVRERLRTLLADHADVEVVGEVADGPSALEAVRKLTPDVVFLDIQMPGLSGLEVAEVWRNEGPLPIIIFVTAFDQFALEAFRLHALDYLTKPIDPERFSESLGRVRELVRRPNRDELDERIQAMLEMHERRQSVRPHLVVRERERYVLVPTSDIHCLEATGNYVRIQCERASHLLRSTLSAVETRLDPQRFLRVHRSWIVNLGQVREAQPWTKGGWILLTRNGTKIPVGQQYHHVLTKILR, encoded by the coding sequence ATGATTCGATCCCTGATCGTCGATGACGAGCCGCTGGTGAGAGAGCGGCTGCGCACGCTGCTGGCCGACCACGCCGACGTCGAGGTCGTGGGCGAAGTGGCTGACGGGCCCTCGGCGCTGGAGGCGGTGCGGAAGTTGACTCCCGATGTGGTCTTCCTGGACATCCAGATGCCGGGGCTGAGTGGATTGGAAGTGGCGGAGGTCTGGCGCAACGAGGGCCCGCTGCCGATCATCATCTTCGTTACGGCGTTCGATCAGTTCGCGCTCGAGGCCTTTCGGCTGCACGCCCTGGATTACCTGACCAAGCCGATCGACCCGGAGCGCTTCTCCGAATCGCTGGGCCGGGTGCGCGAACTCGTGCGACGGCCGAACCGGGACGAACTCGACGAGCGCATCCAGGCCATGCTCGAGATGCACGAGCGCCGGCAGTCGGTCAGGCCGCATCTGGTGGTGCGCGAACGCGAACGGTACGTCCTCGTGCCGACATCAGACATCCATTGCCTCGAGGCCACCGGCAACTACGTCCGCATCCAATGCGAGCGCGCGAGCCACCTCCTGCGCAGCACCCTCTCAGCCGTCGAGACGCGGCTCGATCCCCAACGCTTCCTCCGCGTCCACCGCTCCTGGATCGTCAACCTCGGGCAGGTGCGCGAGGCGCAACCCTGGACCAAGGGCGGCTGGATTCTGCTGACCCGCAACGGGACGAAGATCCCGGTGGGCCAGCAATACCACCACGTGCTGACCAAGATCCTGCGGTAG
- a CDS encoding aminotransferase class V-fold PLP-dependent enzyme: MHRYGARLLVDAAQLVAHRKVAMESSGIDYLAFSAHKAYAPFGTGVLVARKGLLNFSPAETELIRSSGEENVGGIAALGKALVLLQRIGLDVIQEEEQALTARALLGMGRVPGLKIYGIANPGSSSFVHKGGVIPFDLKGVISHNVARNLAARGGIGVRSGCHCAHLTVKRMLGVPPWAERLQGVILTVLRRFELPGVVRVSLGIENSEEDVDTLIHVLSGIARQPKGGPSKKKARQQMDEFSEAAAQRVYC; this comes from the coding sequence GTGCACCGATACGGGGCACGCCTGCTGGTGGATGCGGCGCAGTTGGTCGCCCACCGCAAGGTTGCGATGGAGAGCAGCGGCATCGACTATCTCGCCTTCTCCGCCCACAAGGCGTACGCCCCGTTCGGCACCGGAGTGCTGGTGGCCAGAAAGGGGCTTCTCAACTTCAGCCCCGCCGAGACGGAACTGATCCGGTCGTCAGGCGAGGAGAACGTCGGGGGTATTGCTGCGCTCGGCAAGGCGCTCGTGCTTCTGCAGCGGATCGGCCTGGACGTGATCCAGGAGGAGGAGCAGGCTCTGACCGCGCGAGCATTGCTCGGCATGGGGCGGGTCCCTGGCCTCAAGATCTACGGGATAGCGAACCCGGGGTCGTCTTCGTTCGTCCACAAGGGCGGTGTCATTCCCTTCGACCTGAAGGGCGTCATCTCACACAACGTGGCTCGGAACCTGGCCGCGCGCGGAGGGATCGGCGTGCGATCCGGCTGCCACTGCGCTCATCTGACGGTCAAGCGCATGCTCGGCGTGCCACCATGGGCGGAGCGGCTTCAGGGCGTGATCCTGACCGTCCTCCGTCGTTTCGAGCTTCCCGGCGTTGTCCGGGTGAGCCTGGGCATCGAGAACAGCGAAGAGGACGTGGACACGCTGATTCACGTGCTGAGCGGTATCGCGCGGCAGCCGAAGGGCGGGCCTTCCAAGAAGAAGGCCCGGCAGCAGATGGACGAATTCTCTGAGGCTGCGGCCCAGAGAGTCTACTGCTGA